GTACCTATAAAGCTATAGTCGACCCTAATTTCAGAAAGATTATGAATGGCGTTCGCACCTATGGATATTTGGGCCTCCTTGGATATCTGTCCCCCAATGGAAATTACCGTAACATTTGGTTTGTGGGACAATTCCATGGCTACCGGTAGACTGATGGTAAAACAGGTCAGGCGTAAATTATCCGGAATGAGCCGTACCAGCTCCATACAAGTGGTTCCCCCATCGATAAAAATGACCGCACCGTCCTTTAACAAAGTAACCGCCTTTTGGGCGATGATTACCTTTTCCTCTAGGGCGTAAATATTGGTATTCCTGCTATTACTATTTGTAAAACCCAAGGAAATGGCACCACCATGAACCTTCTTCAATTTGTTTTCGGCATCCAGTTCCTTAACGTCCCTACGGATGGTATCAATGGAAACATCCAAGCTTTCTGCAATATCCGTCAATAGAATCCTATTATGCAATTCTACTTCGTTCAAGAGGATTTGTTGGCGTTCTTCCTTCAACATAGGTATTCAAATAAATAGAAATTGGGACAAAGATAACTAAAATTTAAACATGCCGTTTTATTCCGTTATTGTATCCTGAAAATTAATTTAATATTAAATATTGCAAAAAACAGCAATTTAATATTGCAAAAAACAGCAAAATAAATTTTTATTGCCTATCTTTGCATGAATTTAAAAAGTATAATTCCAATTTTCTATGAAAACCACCATGGTCAAAAAAAAGAGGGACATAAGCCACCAACCCATCGGACAATTTGAGGAAACCCGATTTGAAAAAATCCACAACGTCATTTTTTCGGATTCCAATGAAGCGTCCATTCGCGTAGCGGAAGAGATTGCGGAGCTCATCAGAAAAAAACAAAATCAGGGAAGAACATGTGTTTTGGGGCTGGCCACGGGCTCCTCTCCCATTCGTGTGTATTCTGAGCTGGTACGAATGCACAAAGAGGAAGGTCTCAGTTTCCAAAATGTGGTCACCTTCAATTTGGACGAATATTTGCCCATGGAAAAAAGCAATATTCAGAGCTATCACTACTTCATGTACGAACATCTCTTCAACCATATAGATATTGACCCTGAAAACGTGCACATTCCTGACGGTACGGTCGCACCTGAGGACACAGTGGCCTATTGTTTGGACTACGAACGGAAAATAAAGGACTACGGCGGACTCGATTTTCAGTTATTGGGTATTGGTAGAACGGGACACATAGGATTTAACGAACCCGGTTCCCATTATAATTCCGGGACAAGGGTGATTACCTTGGACCACATCACGCGTGTGGATGCCGCACCAGCGTTCCTCGGAATAACCAACGTTCCCAGGAAGGCCATCACCATGGGTATCGCCACAGTTCGCAAGGCCAAACGGATCGTGCTTTTGGGCTGGGGAGAGAACAAGGCAGAAATCATCAAAAAAACGATTGAAGGGG
Above is a window of Maribacter algicola DNA encoding:
- a CDS encoding DeoR/GlpR family DNA-binding transcription regulator, encoding MLKEERQQILLNEVELHNRILLTDIAESLDVSIDTIRRDVKELDAENKLKKVHGGAISLGFTNSNSRNTNIYALEEKVIIAQKAVTLLKDGAVIFIDGGTTCMELVRLIPDNLRLTCFTISLPVAMELSHKPNVTVISIGGQISKEAQISIGANAIHNLSEIRVDYSFIGTGYVDAVYGLTEFDWDIVQVKKAVIKAAKKTVLLSISEKLNSQHRYKTCDINTINTMITELEPSDRMLEVFRNCDIRIL